In the genome of Drosophila subpulchrella strain 33 F10 #4 breed RU33 chromosome 2L, RU_Dsub_v1.1 Primary Assembly, whole genome shotgun sequence, one region contains:
- the LOC119547470 gene encoding probable fumarate hydratase, mitochondrial: MSFDQKEIFSLMYKLARLIVPDTRVEYDAMGPMHIPLDRMYGPQTMRSLMKFPIGGVEERMPRPLIKALGIVKKAAAEANKVNGLEENLCDAISKASDDVISGKLYDEEHFPLVIWQDGSGEHTNMNLNEVICNRAIEILGGQMGTKEPVHPDEHVNLSQTSHDTFSTAAKIAVAMQLQEKLYPSLRMFIDLLSKKSSGWMDVIKIGRTHLMDAVPLSLGQEFSGYQQQLENGRSRLDSALSRLYQLPMGGTHVGTKYDTKKGFSEQCTKRIAELTFLPFVESCNFFESLSACDALVEVHGELNTIAASVMKIANDIRFLGSGPRCGLGELHLPEMEPGSSIMPGKVNPTQCEAMTMICAQVMGNHVAVSMGGASGHFQLNTFMPMIASNVLRSINLLGDGMKSFCANCLEGIEPNKTRIESIMKNSLMLVTALSPHIGYERSAAIAKAAHRNGTSLLQEAINAGIEREDFDEWVQPSKMLGPDK; this comes from the exons ATGTCCTTCGATCAAAAGGAGATCTTCAGTTTGATGTACAAGTTGGCACGGCTGATAGTACCAGATACTCGGGTTGAATACGATGCGATGGGACCCATGCACATACCTCTCGATAGGATGTACGGTCCACAGACTATGAGATCCCTGATGAAATTCCCCATCGGTGGCGTTGAAGAACGCATGCCT CGACCCCTTATAAAAGCCCTGGGCATAGTGAAGAAAGCTGCTGCAGAGGCAAATAAAGTCAATGGACTCGAGGAGAATCTGTGCGATGCCATTTCAAAGGCCAGCGATGATGTTATATCGGGTAAACTCTACGACGAAGAGCATTTTCCCTTGGTCATCTGGCAAGATGGATCCGGGGAGCACACAAACATGAACTTAAATGAGGTTATATGCAATCGGGCCATCGAGATCCTGGGCGGTCAGATGGGAACCAAGGAGCCAGTGCACCCGGATGAGCATGTGAATCTCTCCCAAACTTCCCATGATACCTTCTCCACAGCCGCTAAAATTGCGGTGGCCATGCAGTTGCAGGAGAAGTTGTACCCGAGCCTTAGGATGTTTATAGATCTACTTAGCAAGAAGTCAAGCGGTTGGATGGATGTGATTAAAAtcggaagaacccatctgatGGATGCAGTGCCTCTGTCGCTGGGACAGGAATTCAGTGGCTATCAGCAGCAGCTGGAGAACGGAAGATCTCGTTTGGACTCGGCTCTGAGCAGGTTGTATCAGTTACCCATGGGAGGCACCCATGTGGGCACGAAATACGACACCAAGAAGGGATTTTCCGAGCAGTGCACCAAGCGGATTGCCGAGCTGACATTCCTACCCTTCGTCGAATCCTGTAACTTCTTTGAGTCCCTGTCCGCCTGCGATGCCCTGGTCGAAGTCCATGGAGAACTCAACACCATAGCAGCCAGTGTGATGAAGATAGCCAATGATATCCGGTTCCTGGGATCGGGACCGCGTTGCGGATTGGGGGAACTGCATCTGCCGGAGATGGAGCCAGGTAGTTCCATCATGCCCGGCAAAGTAAATCCCACTCAGTGCGAGGCCATGACCATGATCTGCGCCCAGGTGATGGGCAACCATGTGGCAGTCTCTATGGGCGGTGCCAGTGGTCACTTTCAACTTAACACCTTTATGCCCATGATAGCATCCAATGTACTGCGATCGATTAACCTTTTGGGCGATGGCATGAAGTCCTTTTGCGCCAACTGCCTGGAGGGCATCGAACCGAATAAAACCAGGATAGAGAGTATCATGAAGAACTCCTTGATGCTGGTCACCGCCCTGAGTCCCCACATCGGATACGAACGATCTGCGGCGATCGCCAAGGCAGCCCACAGGAATGGAACCTCTTTGCTCCAGGAAGCCATCAATGCGGGCATCGAAAGGGAGGACTTTGATGAGTGGGTGCAGCCCAGCAAGATGCTGGGCCCCGATAAATAA
- the LOC119546359 gene encoding aladin codes for MEPTELNTDGNRNLPQPRCIIFERDNHNIPELYNFLANLAIEYWNWFLEKLELLKNVCFRPICNLKLTLSADPEILDGISQTRGWKTAAFRCIEFHPKISLMALVTNQDIILIHDGRSTTHTNLQSFHQKDITCVAFRPWSPVCELAVGCGSGIYLWRESGRSNHNIRHMLGTHLMRVLQDEGHNYVTSLQWNEDGTILISAALGSSHIILWEPDCQQKIRLIPAPNSLSSFSLLRYSPDFQVLFCASCEAGGSLCQLNRSKWKSEQVLMRNRIQTAVWTTCSSYLLFVRVGSTRVYSCTSDGESTIFLRPKPQWRVELVVDLQEVTTCSGEQRCCGEPHTFAMDPLGIYMATIFKQQSFVLLCLLANLPRGSPHLLPLEFINCDADGEEYPTCMGFGISDPQTRCLVICWNSGHIQRYVVTAKCLQEAQVLHNIK; via the coding sequence atggaaCCAACAGAACTGAATACAGATGGTAATAGGAATTTACCACAACCCAGGTGTATTATATTTGAGCGGGATAACCATAATATTCCCGAACTATATAATTTCTTGGCCAACCTAGCCATTGAATATTGGAATTGGTTTCTCGAAAAACTGGAACTGCTGAAAAATGTCTGCTTCCGACCTATATGCAACTTAAAGTTAACACTATCTGCAGATCCTGAGATTCTGGATGGGATAAGCCAAACAAGAGGATGGAAAACGGCGGCCTTTCGATGCATAGAGTTCCATCCGAAAATTTCCTTAATGGCCTTAGTGACCAATCAAGATATCATTCTGATCCATGATGGGAGGAGCACCACACACACCAATCTACAGAGCTTTCATCAAAAGGACATCACCTGTGTGGCCTTTCGTCCTTGGTCACCGGTCTGTGAATTAGCCGTAGGATGTGGATCgggtatatatttatggagGGAAAGTGGAAGGTCCAATCACAATATTCGCCATATGCTGGGCACCCATCTCATGAGAGTCCTGCAGGACGAGGGGCACAACTATGTGACCTCGCTGCAATGGAACGAGGATGGTACTATACTGATCAGTGCCGCTTTGGGCTCATCCCACATCATCCTTTGGGAACCGGACTGTCAGCAGAAGATTCGCTTGATTCCAGCTCCCAATAGTCTGAGCTCATTTTCCCTACTGCGATATAGTCCCGATTTCCAGGTGCTTTTCTGCGCATCCTGCGAGGCCGGTGGAAGTTTGTGCCAACTGAATAGGTCGAAGTGGAAATCGGAACAGGTCCTCATGCGGAATCGCATTCAAACGGCTGTCTGGACCACTTGCAGTTCATATCTGCTGTTTGTGCGGGTGGGCAGCACTCGTGTTTACTCATGTACCAGTGATGGGGAATCAACGATATTCCTCCGCCCCAAACCCCAATGGAGGGTCGAATTGGTGGTGGACCTACAGGAGGTCACCACTTGTTCCGGCGAGCAGAGGTGCTGCGGTGAACCCCACACCTTCGCCATGGATCCCCTGGGCATCTACATGGCCACAATCTTCAAGCAGCAGTCCTTCGTCCTGCTCTGCCTTTTAGCCAACTTGCCACGGGGCTCACCGCATCTCCTGCCCCTCGAGTTTATTAACTGCGATGCCGATGGCGAGGAGTACCCAACTTGTATGGGATTTGGTATATCAGATCCACAAACTCGATGTCTGGTGATTTGCTGGAATTCTGGGCATATTCAGCGATATGTAGTAACTGCAAAGTGTTTGCAAGAGGCCCAGGTACTACATAatataaagtaa